The Hippoglossus hippoglossus isolate fHipHip1 chromosome 21, fHipHip1.pri, whole genome shotgun sequence genomic sequence CAGCAGTGGTGTGCCCTATCATCGATGTCATCAGTGACGAGACGTTTGAATACATGGCAGGCTCCGATATGACTTATGGTGGATTCAACTGGAAGCTGAATTTCCGCTGGTACCCTGTTCCCCAGCGGGAGATGGATCGACGCAAAGGCGACAgaacacttcctgtcaggtgcacaaagaaaatgtttcttcctcctctgaagcAAAAATCTAGATAAATTTTTTTTGGggaagtcagtgtgtgtctgactttCCACTCAAGCGATGTTTTTGATTAAGAATTAACAGAGACGACGTCTGATAACAGAAAAGGTGAAAAGACACTGTTGTAAGTTCGTAGAGATGTGACTTCTCAGTTTTTTGTCAGAGCTGTTTATGGGGTTTTCTTTGATGGCAGCCGGCTACAGAGAAAAATCTTGGTTATTAAGATTTCTTCACAAGAAGATTAAAAAAGTGCCATTTTTATCTGTGGACAGAAATAGatcttttttcctttgtgtgtccCACTGGTGCAAACAACTGCTTAGATAGCATCTGCATTGTTGGGATTGTGCTCTGTTGTAGTGTAAGTATGTATGAGCtcatttagtttaaaaataGGAAGACTGCTCACATTTGCACTTTTTGGATTCACAGTGCAATTCACAGCTCAATTTGTCGCCTGCATGCAAATCCCTGCAACAAACATTATCCTTAATTCAGAGCAGACTTCAACATGGAATTAATTAAAAGACAAGTCGTTTTCCCTCTCAGGCTTGGTATCAAATTGTCAAACAAATTGGTCTTTTATTATATTCTGAATGTTCCTCAGAGTTGTGCTGAGATACAAATTGATGCAGCATGAAGAGACTTAATATTACAAAAGAAtaattttgtcttcatttgtcGTGTGTCTCTTGCAGGACTCCCACCATGGCAGGAGGGTTGTTCTCCATAGACAAAACATACTTTGAAGAAATAGGAAGCTATGATCCAGGGATGGATATCTGGGGGGGAGAGAACCTGGAAATGTCTTTCAGAGTAAGTCGCACAcaaagaaaggggggggggggggggggggcaatggaAACATACCAGTTCCCTTAAttgtatctgtgtttctgttttcttttgaactATGTGACAAGCATCTCCACATGCACAACAAAGCTCTATTCATCCTGTGCACGGATCAGAAGTGTTCTTCACAGCTCAGATACTGAACGCACactggacgacatgacagctcttcaaaagtgaagccaaatcatcttgatcatccctggtggctggctgcagtataggccataaacTCCATTTCtcccatgttaatggatgggacatggaccaaaacaaaagaagtcaaggatggtttctgtcattttagttatttttatcaCTCTGATGTTTGTCAAGGGTTCACTTTTACAGTAAGCGTGGTcttaattggttatttgatgctattaaaaacggggtgaaatgtcaagattgacagctgtgactgaATTGTGAGTGGTATCTGTGGGACCTCAGTACTCACCTCtaaaccacaacaactactgtgcagactctggcttcaaattaTGTAAAAGGTGCAAAATGGCGatatccaagatattttagcttaatttttgtatcagaggaagtggagatgtgtcatccatgtttatatacagtcatcaAAATTAGGTAAAAATGTGACGTCAGTGACTTTTTACTGCTTATCTCCTTGGATTTTAATGCACAGTCCCTAGACTTAACTCAGAATAGTgcaaaagacaaagacacacagttCAGAGGGAAATTGCCCGACTGACTGGAGCAGACAGAAGTCACTCAGATCAATCTATACAACTGTGATGAGCAGAAAGCATCAGGATGCAGAACACATCGAACCTTGAGGCAGATGTGCGACATTAGCAGGAGACTGTGTGGGGGGAAATCAGAGGCTGCAGTAGACTCAAGCTCACCAACATTGGACAGCGCAAGCCTGAAAAAACATAACTTGACCGGATAAATCTGGATTTCTGCGGAGGTTTGCGGATGGTCAGAATTTGGTATTAAGCATGAATCCATGAACCCAATTTGCCTTGTATCAACAGTCCAGGCTAGTAATTGTGTAAAAGTGTGGCACTCTTTGGCCTCTTAATACCAGTCAATCATAGTTTGAACAGCTTGTCTGAGTATTGTTGCTGGCCATGTGCATCCCTTTGTGGCCACAATTTTccatcttctaatggctacTTCCAGCATGTTATGGCACCATTTAACAAAGCAATCATCATCTGAAACTGTTTTATGAACGTGACAATGAGTTTAGAGAAATCTGGTGGCCTCCCCAGTCAGAATCTTGTAGAACCTCTGGGGTGTGGTTCAACAAGAGATTcacagcatgaatgtgcagctgataAATGTGAAATCATATCAACATGGACCAGACTCTCTCAGGAATATTTTAAACATCTTGTGGAATGTATGCCACAATAATTAAGGTTGTTGTGAGAACAAAGGGAGGCCCTACTCAGAGTTAGTATGGTCTTCTTAAAGTGCACAGTGGGTGTGTGGGTCCACTTATTGTCTGTTAACTTTTCAGAAAGACGTCACTACCGTCACTGTCGCTCCTTTTCAGGCAAACTCTCAGATTGTGCAAGATTCGTCACTGTGGTTGATCAAAAACTGAATAGAAGCTTGTTCTGGCCAGGTCCGTCCATCTTGAGCTGTTTGATATGTTAtacataaataacacaacaaagacaGAGTAGTCCATTTGTGGGAGAAGTTTCGTCGCACTATGAACGTAAAGTGCTTTTGTCACTTAACATGCGGTGTAAGGCTTGTTGTTAGCTGTGTAGTCAACACAACTTTGTGTTTACCACAGAATTCCATTCAATGTATTGCGGTAGCTGTGGGGGGAGTGGGCTGCCACAGTGTAGGTAATTCATGGGAAGCGCTGCTCAGAGAGTGGAGCGAGGAgtagtgtttcccattaattacctaCACTGCCGAAAAGCTCATCTGCAAGTATGAGTGCTGGCTTCCTCTGGGttttttaatcatgtttaaGCAAGCAAAGGGCGGCATCCTGAGTGTGTGGTATGCACCCGATCACCCCTccccaaaaaataaacattccaTCCATTTTCTAATACATTTTGAATCAGCAAACACATAAAATCTTAAAACTGTGAGTCTTACACCTGCGCTGGTTTATTTATGTCTCCAGTCTGTTATGAGGTGTGGTTTTGCTTTAACTcctcttcatatacagtctactGTATGTGTGCTGCAGTTTTAGAGCTGCCTACTCTGCTGCAGCGTCCAGTGACGAACACATTTCTAGTAAAACTGTCCCTCATTCaatctcttcctttctctctccccctgaaAGCTGCGCTGCTCTAGAATTAAGAGCAAACTGTCCTTGTTGGTGACAGTTTGAATTCATTAATTTTTCATATGAGCACCTGAGCATCAATTAAGGGAACTGGCATGTACCCAAAGTTTTGTAAGCTTgtactgactgtgtttgtctgctttcTTGACACATACTGTATGAATTCAACACGTGTCTGCAGATTTGGCAGTGCGGTGGCTCTTTGGAAATTGTCACATGTTCCCACGTGGGCCACGTTTTCCGGAAGGCCACCCCGTACAGCTTCCCTGGAGGCACGGGCCAGGTCATCAACAAGAACAACAGGCGCCTGGCCGAAGTCTGGATGGATGATTTCAAAGACTTCTTCTACATCATATCACCAGGTACACAGATTAttagtgcagtgtctgtttaCACCTGTCTGTTTTTGTCCCGAGGTAATGCTCTGgggctacttcagaattattcctcgtcattagtgagaccttctcaaacagttctataatatactgtcactttttattgtttgtgtgctggacattgtgtgcagagctttttataaacagtcaatggtgcagagtgaagttagaaaactttgagttcatcctacctggttcatCTGCTATTAAGACTTTTATcatgtgaatgtttttcataaaatgaaactgattttgctttattactgttcacatatGTAGCTTTTATATACTTTTCAGCTCGATATAAAAcattacagcaaaaaaaaaaaaaactctgtgcttttactttgaagacaaatcgCTGAAGAGGAAGTGGTTGTCTGTGTCAGTTCAAtatagtaaaatataaataatcagATTATTAAAATGATCTGGCGGGACATGTATTATTGGCAGCAGGCTGCTAGTTGATGGCACCACCGCAGTGTGTCTGAGGACGTAAAAGAACTCGGTCTGCAGACTGCAGGcccactgccccgcccccactgactgctacagagtgctggtgtcctgtttattcaaatgttattaatatCGAACGAATCGCGTGTCCAaatcaacactgcacttcctctgacCATTCAGGACACAGATAccaagtgtgaagttgatgaGAGAAATGACTTGTAAAATATACGTTCCACttccagacagacagaggtttTCTGAAATAGAAGGTAGATTAGTAGTTAGATGCTGAAATGACATGAATTcgtcatgtttttaaagtttcaagGAATTTATTCTCGACTCAGAAAAGTAAGAAGTTTCATTAATGCTGCACTGCTGTTTAAAAGCAGATATGAATAAACTGCATTATGAAACTTCTCTGTGCTACTTAAGTGCTTGTTCATATTACATTTACCAAATTAGTGTGAAACGAAAGCACTTTTCTTCTCTTATTCGTTAATTGTCTTAATGATACTCTTTCTTTCATCtaagaatttatttttcttctttcactctGCTTCACATAGGAATTAAATGCTGCTTTTGTCGTCTGCAAAGGAGAATTAATTAGCCCCTCAGAGCCTAAATGCACACGGACAAATTAGAACAATACGACTGTGCGAGACCGAGACATGAGCAGCTCTCCATCTGTCGATTAAGTAATGTGATTACCCTTTAGCTGACAGCAGTGTCCCGGAAATCTCAAGTCAACCTATACAGGATCATTCGTAATCTGCCAAATCTTGTAGCACAAATTGTGACCTTCCCCTTCGACTCGAGCAGTATTTTCAATGGCGAACTGTGTGCAGACAGGGCTGGGGGTTGTGATAGATGAGCCTTTCTGCATATCATGGCCCTGGAATGGCTCGTCTGTTCCTCCAGGACATTAGGGAGAATGATCTCGGCCACGCTGCTGCCAGACCTCGCTTATTGGCCTCAGAGCAACACAGTATGATGCGCGGGCTGAATTTGGGAGTGGCGCGGAGTGATCCTATTAAAAGTgcatctcccctcctcttcactGGTGATTTCATGATCAAAGAGGCCATTCATCATCTGCAACATGTGATGCTCAGACCTttcagacagagggagggagagggggaagagggagcCAGGGGAGGAAGAGTGGCCTTCAGCCCTTTGCTTTTATCTGCCAAATTGAAACCTCTATATCCCAGATTAAAGTGTACGATATTGTAGGTAGTATAGAGGGTGGTGTTTGCATTGTCTGCCTCGTGTTTGATAGATAAATATGCATCGCCTTACTGTTGGCTGCTTGAAAATTCTTATTTTCCCCTATTGCAATCATGCTCTTTCATGATAAATTACCCCCTGGATCAATGTACATGGAAGCTTTGAGTCCTCAAGAGGCTCTCTGGGGAGAAACCATCTGCCTGATGTGTTTGTAAGTGTCTGTGCTCCGTCCCGTCTTATCCTTCCTCTGTGTTCAATTTCATTCAGGCTGATGCATGTTGCAGTTTTCATGTTCAGTGTCAAATACTTCACGACACACGTGTAACACACATGTGACATCGTTCATGTCTTTTCTTCACATTTCGTTTTTTATCAATCAAGTATTTTATGCAACATTTAATAGAAAGTCTTTCTATCATGACCCAAATAGCTCTTCATAAAGGGTCCCTCTGGTGTTAAGTTTTGGTGGTGCAACAAATAAAGAGAACCCTTCTATTTTCAGGACAAAAGAGAATATCAGTCAGGAGAGCGCGGACCTTTGTCCTTAAATTCtaacaagctgcaccaaattctaCACAGTTATACGAATCAGTTCGCTAAAAAATAaactgggaaaatgttgaaagtggggaagaaattcctggatctgcccactGATGCAGATTCACACCAAAATTGagtgggttcctccctgaccttTATCGCTCCCTTCCACCAAATTCAATGGAAATGCAATGAGTTGTTTTGGTGTATTCTTGCTTACACATAATCCAACTAACACATGGACAGTGGGGACAACATAGcctccttggaggaggtaaaAAAGTAAATACTGAGGTGAATAACAGCTGATGATGTGAAGTTTTTCATGTGTCTGAATCCTGCATTTCCCCTGCAGGAGTGATGCGGGTCGACTACGGAGACGTTTCTTCCCGTAAAGCCCTCCGCGAGGCCTTGAAGTGCAAACCGTTCTCCTGGTATCTAGAGAACATCTACCCAGACTCCCAGATCCCAAGAAGATACTTCTCACTTGGTGAAGTATGAGCTTTAATGTACTCTGATCTCCCATAATGCAGCAGATAAACCAGCTGCCTCCGCATTCCGACCTTGCAGCTTCTCGGCTGTTTTTTTCAGAAAGACAATACTGCTTTGAcataaatctgaaaatgtcagaatacAGGAGAGGCTGGAATTAAAttagagagaaaaagcaaacatCCTCAGCTGTGTTCGTATTGAATGCATATGATAAACAAACAAGGGGATGTTTATGCAGCTGGTATTGTTCCCAATCACATGTTCGCACTATGCATGGTGAGATTAGGCTCATGTTAAACAGAtactgcatgtgaatatgcagagtctgtgtgtgcattCCGTGAAGATAGTGCTAATTCCTCTTCAGGCGATAGGCTCCAAGATTGGTCATGTATACATTTTACACAGTCTCATGGCAAATTTTTGTATTGCACTTGagctaaaatacatttttttgcagaGGAGAAGTATTTCCCTGTggtattaatataaaaaacagtaGAAACGTTTCATCAGATCATTATTTTAATGGGCAGTGATGGAATTACAAAGTGGTCCCCTTAGAAATGAAAAGCATATTGTGGAAACGATCTGATAATGTGAAGCTCAGGCATGAGAATTCATACTTAATTGTTTTCAAGATAACAAAAGTTTAAGATCCTTTTATAAGTTACTTCCTACTCACacgggggagaaaaaaaagataattgaGTGGCCCGAGTTTGACTCCTGATGCCCACGGCTCTGTGTCGACAGCAGTGCAGCCAGAGCTGACATGCAGAGTGCAGCCTGTGCAAAAGATGGAGGCCACTTCCAAGCAATGTCAGCTGAAGAACTCCCGGTGAAAGAGCTTGTAATCCCTTATCATTTCATACTGCTGAGGATGAGAGGATATATTCATCTGTGCTGCGCTGCTGTACTGCAGCACCTCagctcctcatctccctctaAACCACCGCAACCTCCACTGAGTGATTCTCATCCCCCCACAACACAGTCAGCCTTTCTTTAACAGCTGGAACCATTAGCTTTTATATCACTTAATTATGAATGCGGCTCTGTTCCTGCATGATAGGCATAATAAGTTGCTTACATATAGAGCCAGCTCAGCTTTAGCTCTGTGGAAAAAATGGTGACACCGTTTCATACAGGATTTTAACTCAAAGTAAAATTCTTACTCCGAAAAACATGGTGATACACACATTCTTCAACATCACAGTTTGGAAATTCACAATTCTCAGTAATGGGCAATGGTCACTTGGGAGCTAAAAGGCAAGGCAGTTTTATTCATAAAGCGTATTTTATACACGGGTTGATTCAACGTGCTGCACAGGGaacttaaaaacaacacagagaaaaaatttgaagtcaatttaaaatcaaagtaTTTCAAAAAAAATTTCAATCTGGTTTTATAAAGTGCAATTGTGTggtaaagacacatttttaatgagAAATATTGAGCAGGGTCAACCTGGctggtgttttgttgttgctgctgttttgttgttCAGAGAAGCAGCCTGGAGTGATGGATTAATACCACAGCATGAATAAATCTAATTGTTACATTTTGTCAACTTGGTATCGTTAAAATGGAATATGAGGAAGGTTTGATCTTACTAAAAAATGAATTTTTAGCTCAGAAAATTGAATGGAAAATTTGAGCCAAATAAACTTATAACACTGTGAACCTCTTGCTGGTAGATCAGAAATGTTGAGACCAACCAGTGTGTGGACAACATGGGAAGAAAGGAGAACGAGAAAGTCGGCTTTTTCAACTGTCACGGTATGGGAGGAAACCaggtgagaaaaacacaaacacatttattcttaTCGACCGTATATACGATGATTAATACAGAACATATAGTCCCCTCAAATAGTATTTCAAGAtcctttgttttgtattttttggtaTTTTCCAAGTCTGTAAGGGACTGGGCTGTTTATTTACTATACATATCATTCAAACTGGCAGAGCTGTTCCAAGTGATGTAAATGGAATGTAGATTAATTTTATCTCTTTTTAAATTAACAACCAATAGAGCTTTTGATAATTCATTATCTGTGACACACGAGAATTTGAGCTCGGTTAGGTTGCTAACTGTGTGTttaagtctgtgtgttttccaatCCAATTTAACTCTGGGGTTTTTGCCAAGTTTTTCTTTGCTGTCTCCAGAGTCCATTGTTGATGTTGCTCCATGCTGTGGGTCACTTTGCTATTTTAAGAGGATTTGTGCCAAGGCATCATTTGTATTTGGGTCTAATTATTGTTTCCTCTGTCATTACAACTGAAGAAATACACACAACCCAAAAATCCAAGTTTAAACCATGTTTGGCACCACATGAATCATGAAGAAATCTACAATACATCAAGAATGAATGTATTGAATTCTGTGATAAATCCCCACTGTTTACTGGATGCATGATGGTgattgatgtttgtgtttcccatCCCCTGACTGAGACGTCTTGTTTCCAGGTGTTCTCATACACGGCGGATAAAGAAATTAGAACAGACGACCTCTGTCTGGACGTCTCCCGCCTCAACGGCCCCGTCGTCATGCTCAAGTGTCACCACATGAAGGGAAATCAGATGTTCGAGTACGATGCTGAGGTGGGATTTGTGTTCCCCCAAAGTAGCCAGATAATCCCTATTCAGGCTGTTATTGCAGGCAGCCAGTCCTGCTTCCTGTCGCCTGCTGTATTGAAAGAGACTTAGATGAAATGCTGATGGattgattctgtgtgtgtctgatgagATTGCTTATGCAGGAGAGTACATGGAGGATTTTGGTCGTGCTTAGTGGGGAATTCAGTTGCCCTGTgctcagccaccaggtggtggtgtataccagttttttttttagcagcacACAAGTTGAGTTGTTTTCCAGCCTGCAGCTATTCTCTGCTGATGTTCTTTATGTTTTACATAGTATGGTGGCAAGTGGGAGTATGATTTTGAGGTAAGATGTTCGAGTCATCACCTTCTGAACGTTGCTCTATAGTTTGTATCTGTATGTCCAGTATCGTGATATCCTGTGTCGGTAGTGGTCATTAGAGATTAGATCGTTTAAAGTGGCCTCACCATGGGGCTTTCATTTTCCTGTAGCGTGACCTATAGCTTGTTTGTGCATGTAAGGTCTGCTAAGTCACAAAGGCCAAAGTCTGCAGCAAAGGGAGAAAACGCTGCTTGAACATCGTGTTTACATTCAATGTCAATTTAGTATTATTTGTTTGCACAATATCCCAACAGTagttatctcaaggcactttaaaGTGTATGATTGAAATTTTATGTCagtgaaacatttaaagacagtggagagaaataaaaagtcgAAGAAACCTCAAACAGAAGCAGACTCTGGGTGAGCGGACGTCTGATTCAGCTGGTTGGATTGAAAGGAGAATAAtagggagggagagaagtgagagagcaATGATGGCATCAACAGTTAATAATGTGAATGCTAATAACACTGAGAATACATTTTAGGCTAATaatgatagtaataataatgatagtcATAACAATGGAGTAGTGATGTTAGGGCGGGATCTTGAAGAATGAGGACAgactttgtttctctgtctccatcatCATGTAACATGTCCGCCTACACACAGTTATTAGCACGATGGAGAGaaatttaaaaatcataaatacataaagaatTCCCATTGTGAATCGTCCTGCTCCAGTCAGTTAAGACTCCCGCAGCAGAACTGTGTCATTGGTGTATCAATCATTGTTATCACGACTACAGCAGAGTTAATATTCGATCAGGAAGCAGTACAGTGTTAGACTAATTTGAACATCGCAGCATGTAAACAGATTCCAGTGGAAACAATTATAAACCCGTAATTGACTAGAATATGGGCACTTTGGAAAAATAGATCCAGTTCACACTATGATTCAAAgtgctgaaacaaaacaaaaattagataaatgagaaaaaacacaaaccgcATATTGATCACCAGAGTTCATTTATACTCTTTATACTGTAATCTCTTATCATTTCAGTCGTCAatcaaatgtattaataaatgTTGTTTAGCTCCTAAGTGGAAACTCTGAGACATTTTGAATCTCACAGGACGAACTCAAAACATTCTCCTGAAGCTCTTCTGACTGTAAACTCAGTATATTATGGATCATCCACCTCAAACAGCATCTTTTATATGAACAATTTAAAGGTAGAGGGTTGAAAGAGACCACAGCGAACATTCAC encodes the following:
- the galnt13 gene encoding polypeptide N-acetylgalactosaminyltransferase 13 isoform X2, translating into MRRFVYCKVVLTTSLVWVLVDVFLLLYFSECNKCDDRKDRSLLPALRAVISRSHEGPGEMGKSVNIPKNEQEKMKELFKINQFNLMASDMIALNRSLPDVRLDGCKTKVYQDDLPNTSIVIVFHNEAWSTLLRTVHSVINRSPRHLLMEIVLVDDASERDFLKKKLENYVRTLEVPVRILRMEQRSGLIRARLRGAAATKGQVITFLDAHCECTVGWLEPLLARIKEDRSAVVCPIIDVISDETFEYMAGSDMTYGGFNWKLNFRWYPVPQREMDRRKGDRTLPVRTPTMAGGLFSIDKTYFEEIGSYDPGMDIWGGENLEMSFRIWQCGGSLEIVTCSHVGHVFRKATPYSFPGGTGQVINKNNRRLAEVWMDDFKDFFYIISPGVMRVDYGDVSSRKALREALKCKPFSWYLENIYPDSQIPRRYFSLGEIRNVETNQCVDNMGRKENEKVGFFNCHGMGGNQVFSYTADKEIRTDDLCLDVSRLNGPVVMLKCHHMKGNQMFEYDAEYGGKWEYDFEKHTFLHIITQSCLTLSRLEDGTYGPTVEYCNNSPTQAWILHNYTRLEVAKRLYFSPTDYFL
- the galnt13 gene encoding polypeptide N-acetylgalactosaminyltransferase 13 isoform X1, which codes for MRRFVYCKVVLTTSLVWVLVDVFLLLYFSECNKCDDRKDRSLLPALRAVISRSHEGPGEMGKSVNIPKNEQEKMKELFKINQFNLMASDMIALNRSLPDVRLDGCKTKVYQDDLPNTSIVIVFHNEAWSTLLRTVHSVINRSPRHLLMEIVLVDDASERDFLKKKLENYVRTLEVPVRILRMEQRSGLIRARLRGAAATKGQVITFLDAHCECTVGWLEPLLARIKEDRSAVVCPIIDVISDETFEYMAGSDMTYGGFNWKLNFRWYPVPQREMDRRKGDRTLPVRTPTMAGGLFSIDKTYFEEIGSYDPGMDIWGGENLEMSFRIWQCGGSLEIVTCSHVGHVFRKATPYSFPGGTGQVINKNNRRLAEVWMDDFKDFFYIISPGVMRVDYGDVSSRKALREALKCKPFSWYLENIYPDSQIPRRYFSLGEIRNVETNQCVDNMGRKENEKVGFFNCHGMGGNQVFSYTADKEIRTDDLCLDVSRLNGPVVMLKCHHMKGNQMFEYDAERLTLLHVNSNQCLDMPSEEDKMVPTLRDCNGRRSQQWLLRNMTLNV